Below is a window of Brassica napus cultivar Da-Ae chromosome A5, Da-Ae, whole genome shotgun sequence DNA.
AAAGCTTACATACAAAAAAAGATTGAAAGATAATTATCTACTATATTCCTCCAAGTATCTAATGTCATATCTGATGAGGTATATATAcatagtttaattttgtttacaatCCATTCCATCTTACAAATATATTTGGAACTGATTacacaagaaaatatataaaaatataaaatttgatatattagaGTAGCAAACCATTTATGGAAAGTGTTTATAGTAAAGATATATTTGATGATTAAGATTAGAGAATTTAAATTGTAATATTAATCATGGCTTCACTGTAATGGTTGATTTTTTTCCATATGTTTCAGAGATTTCAATTATTAATGAAGAGGTATATTACTTTACatgcaaaaaaaattccaactCAAATTTCACATCTAGTTGTTAGCTTTTCAAGTAAAAATAGAACAAATGGTATATTACGAGTACACAAATATTATGGGTCCAAATCAACATCCAAAACGATTATGTGCCAtcctaataaaaacaaaaacatattgatatagatatatagatatttttgttactattagtTCAGTATGGTGCAGTTTATAAACATCCAAAGGTTATACACTAAAAAATTACATGGATCCTCGCATATCAACACAAAAATAACACACATCAAAGATCCTCAAGAGTAAAATGAAAAAGGGCAAAAGAGAAATAGCAAACGAGGGGATAAGCGGTTAGTTGGTGAGTCTGCTGGCGTAGTGGAGGGTAACGTATGGGCCCATATCCCTCAGAGAGGGCATCGTATTCGCATATAATGACGAGAGTACCCCTTGAAGTCGTTGCAAAGACCTTTGATACTCAGGGGTGGGACCAACAATCTGCTGATCTTTTGTAACCAACCTACAATGTTTGGCCAGAAGGAGAAATCACATGCTCCAACTAAAACAACCCAAAAGAACactatttacatatttatttattttaaatgtcaaCTTTATTTAGCAGTAAAAAGAAATGTTAATTTGTTACAATTACtaaagtttaaactcgtttaaAAACTATGTAATTATAAAAGCTCATCCATCGAATCTGGATTAGAGATATAACTAgataaaacatttttgtgattaagagaaaaaaacaataatttatttttaaaaatccattagcaaaaataatcattttttcaccctcctcctcttctttgtCTCCGTCTGCAAATGTCCGTATATTTGAAACACAGTGAGGGAGAGGAGAGACTTGTTTATgaaattttctttcttctcatGAGATCGAGAAACTCTCCAGAAGAAGTAATCGTTTCCAGGTTCAAAAATCTCGAGCTCCCCAATTACTCTGTTTGTTGTCGTACTAATCCTCTGTTTACAGTCaaactcaaaccctaaacccattcTTAAAATTTTGGAATCGGACAACTTCTTTTATGAAGCAATTGTTTCTCCTTAAGACAATCTAGAACTGGGTTTTGTTTCTAAGATTGTAAAAAAGCAAACTTGTTTCCAAATTTCTAAGTTTTTCCAAATTGTAAATCTTTTCTTAAAATCTGAATGTTGTGTTGTTGATTTTGCAGGTGTTTAAAAGAATCATCTTTGACTCGTTGAACCATCTTCATGGAGAATCTAAATACTGATTTTGTTACAAACGCAGAAGAAAGAGAAAACCTTTACGAGGAGGAGATGGCTTGTTTCGATTCCGCAGAAGTTACGGCGGAGAGCGGCGCTGGAccacaaccaccaccaccacaaacTATAGTCGCAGGAAGCACAAGCAACAGCAACTGCAGCGTTGACGTGGAGGACCTCCCTGAGTTCCATCTCAGCCCACAAGACTGTCCTCCTCAACCTTCCTCAACACCTCTGCAGTTTCACATCAACCCTCTTCCTCCTTGTGACAATCAATACCAGATTCACCAGATGTCTCACGATCAACTACAACAACAGCACGCTAACTGGGACAACGGTTATCAAGACTTTGTCAACTTGGGTCCTAACTCTTCAACAACTCCTGACTTGCTTAGTCTCCTACACTTGCCTAGATGCTCACTCCCTCAGTCTATGCTCCCCAACTCCTTCTCAGACATCATGTCTTCTTCCTCCGCTGCTGCCGTCATGTACGACCCTCTCTTCCATCTCAACTTCCCTCTCCAGACTCGAGACCAGAGCCAGCAAAGAAACAGTTCTTGTTTTCTTGGAGTTGAAGATCAGATTCAAATGGATGCtaacggaggaggaggaggaatcaACATGATGTACTACGAAGGAGACAacaacaatgatgggtttgaCAATGGGGTTATCGAGTTCAGCAGTGGTGGTAACAACCGTAAAGGGAGAGGCTCAGGAAAGTCAAGAACTTTCCCTACAGAACGTGAGAGAAGAGTTCACTTCAACGACCGTTTCTCTGACCTCAAGAGCCTCATTCCAAACCCCACAAAGGTTTTTtactttgtttccttttttacttTAGTTATTGATTCATGTGTATGAATGACAgtgttgttttaatagaatGATAGAGCGTCGATCGTTGGAGAGGCAATAGATTACATCAAGGAGTTGTTGAGGACCATAGAGGATTTAAAGATGCTTGTGGAGAAGAAAAAGTTTGGGAGATTCAGGAGCAAGAAGAGAGCTAGAGttggtggagaagaagaagaagaagaagaaggagacaaTGTGGTTTACAGGCCAAAGAGCGAAGGAGACCAGTCTTGCTTCAGCAACAACAAGGCGCTGAGATGTTCTTGGCTGAAGAGGAAATCGAAAGTCACTGAGGTTGATGTGCGTATTATTGATGACGAAGTGACCATTAAGGTTgtccagaagaagaagattaactGTCTGTTGTTCACAACCAGAGTTCTTGATCAGCTTCAGCTCGATCTTCACCATGTTGCCGGAGGACAGATTGGTGAGCATTACAGCTTCTTGTTCAACACTAAGGTATAATGAAAATCTATGTGCTTTGAATCATGTTCTTTAGTAGCttcaaaaactaattaaaagattaatcttttttttgttcaatttgaTTTGGGGGCAGATTTGTGAAGGATCTTGTGTGTATGCAAGTGGAATTGCAGACACAGTGATGGAGGTTGTGGAGAAACAGTACATGGAAGCTGTTCCAGCCAACGGCTACTGAGAGACTAGTGGTGCttaattgctttttttttcttaaataacttTGTTTTACCCTCTTGACTGATTAGTTACTATTAATCACTttggttattttataatttatggaTTTCTTTTTTTGTGCTTATGGTTTCGTCAACTAATGATACTCTTcagaatattaaaatatatatcaaaactgCAAAATTGAAACGCAATTAAACACTCGGCCAGTGTGTTGATTAGGTAGCTAATTAATTATCCTTAGATAACTACGCTTACAAAATCTAATCAACAAACTAACATAAGTTTATTGACTAGTCTAATTATATAACCTTATTAAAAACCTGAAAATCAAAcccaaaactaaatattttaaacgtAGAAATCTCTGACTCATGGATTCATAATAGCTTTTCAGAGTAAAGTTGTCTTGGGCTTTTGTATCTTTGGAAGCTGCAACTCGCCAACTCCTAAACACAAGACCGGATCGCGTTAACTAGAGATTCTGGATTGCGGTTTAACATCATCGGATTGGATTAAACCGGATtcactaattttattttattttagtttaaaaattaagatatagaACCACCCAGTGTGTCACGCTTTCTTTTGGATTTTTGGATATGTTTTTGTTCTTAACTCTCTTGTCATTT
It encodes the following:
- the LOC106451377 gene encoding transcription factor bHLH10-like isoform X2, translated to MACFDSAEVTAESGAGPQPPPPQTIVAGSTSNSNCSVDVEDLPEFHLSPQDCPPQPSSTPLQFHINPLPPCDNQYQIHQMSHDQLQQQHANWDNGYQDFVNLGPNSSTTPDLLSLLHLPRCSLPQSMLPNSFSDIMSSSSAAAVMYDPLFHLNFPLQTRDQSQQRNSSCFLGVEDQIQMDANGGGGGINMMYYEGDNNNDGFDNGVIEFSSGGNNRKGRGSGKSRTFPTERERRVHFNDRFSDLKSLIPNPTKNDRASIVGEAIDYIKELLRTIEDLKMLVEKKKFGRFRSKKRARVGGEEEEEEEGDNVVYRPKSEGDQSCFSNNKALRCSWLKRKSKVTEVDVRIIDDEVTIKVVQKKKINCLLFTTRVLDQLQLDLHHVAGGQIGEHYSFLFNTKICEGSCVYASGIADTVMEVVEKQYMEAVPANGY
- the LOC106451377 gene encoding transcription factor bHLH10-like isoform X1; translation: MENLNTDFVTNAEERENLYEEEMACFDSAEVTAESGAGPQPPPPQTIVAGSTSNSNCSVDVEDLPEFHLSPQDCPPQPSSTPLQFHINPLPPCDNQYQIHQMSHDQLQQQHANWDNGYQDFVNLGPNSSTTPDLLSLLHLPRCSLPQSMLPNSFSDIMSSSSAAAVMYDPLFHLNFPLQTRDQSQQRNSSCFLGVEDQIQMDANGGGGGINMMYYEGDNNNDGFDNGVIEFSSGGNNRKGRGSGKSRTFPTERERRVHFNDRFSDLKSLIPNPTKNDRASIVGEAIDYIKELLRTIEDLKMLVEKKKFGRFRSKKRARVGGEEEEEEEGDNVVYRPKSEGDQSCFSNNKALRCSWLKRKSKVTEVDVRIIDDEVTIKVVQKKKINCLLFTTRVLDQLQLDLHHVAGGQIGEHYSFLFNTKICEGSCVYASGIADTVMEVVEKQYMEAVPANGY